In Crassostrea angulata isolate pt1a10 chromosome 6, ASM2561291v2, whole genome shotgun sequence, a genomic segment contains:
- the LOC128186654 gene encoding uncharacterized protein LOC128186654 translates to MATLSENEKTWKVHLLLSVLFALVPTAWSVIHNMAIPQGLDDCFTRYARKTSIRHTVGQSINWICVHQFMWQQNGMHKWFNYNVTSNTNVWYSRLLVFPNRRSLTNTGTGRVRKEIRMMSDFERQKFFTAIQMLKADKSIHPNKYDSLAALHQGITETAAHGGPNFLGWHRVFLIMFENALREKIPDVTLPYWDSTIDEAMANSVASAIWSDRFLGNGNGLVTNGPFADWMTPAGPLIRNIANTGQLFRRNVIQNILTRKRLSEITEPHAFTQFNLEFHHGEVHMWVDGQMGELTTAAMDPVFFLHHAYIDYVWEKFRAQQRLNGIDPARDYPSVVNHTLHLPTAMLGLGNFRNIDSFSEYIVKGIYKYDETPSCSAFNRNCGSPYLQCMNRNSEWICVSIDQAHMPPMQRRPVMANNMRIQMQQQQQQQQQQMLQQMLQQQMQNQQMQKQQMKTMQQNNAWLNKFNIPNMNVNMQRIGPNTMQNSRPAVVPQLGRNMLMSVRRDRANPMGFEIFNVPSPTMPQPNQMQQMNANMPRIRGTGSDVNRMIQGMIQNKVQNSMLPPTHSPTMSSQETCPVIPVNRPYQNSFNINGVSDMRLWVYLPVDVVYRRPPEYERYNAFPVMNGRPMKQTDIYEPDAYKSLKAPLATGRPASYASCNTGQFGAGAVFIQSNGINYVGTYKEYAIVDHRQAISSSTAFVAIKDPGYGATDVMLSAYDSCGRICRPYCKIPNSQKGESQPCSGLLRVTSTYPKLYAKDYGEAVFNTWNLRKNCPQKDGGQVYMTFYCDYEEDWPMPGIVPVVVPTPPPMPILLIPSPQPQSTESTCEIGNGCVLPGECRFCFVGTVQRCEKSCDQYARCVYGQYIPEKCPPGTMYDAAQHLCIPGTCSDETEIKHKSLVVDTDL, encoded by the exons ATGGCGACTTTAAGCGAAAACGAAAAGACATGGAAG GTTCATCTTCTGTTGTCTGTTCTTTTCGCCTTGGTTCCCACGGCTTGGAGCGTGATCCACAATATGGCCATTCCACAGGGACTTGACGATTGTTTCACAAGATACGCAAGAAAGACCAGCATCCGACACACCGTCGGCCAATCCATCAACTGGATCTGTGTTCATCAATTTATGTGGCAGCAAAACGGAATGCACAAATGGTTTAATTACAACGTTACTTCCAACACAAATGTCTGGTATAGTCGTCTGCTCGTGTTCCCAAACAGAAGGTCCCTTACAAACACTGGGACGGGAAGAGTTAGGAAGGAAATACGCATGATGTCCGATTTTGAACGACAAAAGTTTTTCACTGCTATCCAGATGTTGAAAGCAGATAAG AGCATACATCCGAACAAATATGATTCGCTGGCAGCCTTACATCAAGGAATCACAGAGACTGCGGCTCATGGGGGACCGAATTTCCTCGGATGGCATCGAGTCTTTTTAATCAT GTTTGAGAATGCATTAAGAGAAAAAATTCCAGATGTTACGCTTCCATACTGGGATTCAACTATTGACGAAGCAATGGCAAACTCTGTTGCGTCAGCCATATGGAGCGATCGCTTCTTAGGGAATGGCAATGGACTCGTCACCAATGGCCCCTTCGCTGATTGGATGACTCCAGCAGGTCCCCTTATAAGAAATATCGCAAATACGGGACAACTGTTCCGTCGTAACGTCATACAAAATATTCTCACAAGAAAACGACTCAGCGAAATCACTGAACCGCATGCATTCACTCAATTTAATCTCGAATTCCATCATGGCGAAGTACACATGTGGGTGGACGGACAAATGGGCGAGTTGACAACTGCTGCAATGGACCCTGTCTTTTTCCTTCATCATGCTTATATTGATTACGTCTGGGAAAAATTCAGAGCACAACAGAGGCTAAACGGCATCGACCCTGCCCGGGATTACCCATCTGTTGTCAACCATACTCTGCATTTACCGACCGCTATGTTAGGACTTGGTAATTTCAGGAACATAGACAGCTTCAGCGAATATATTGTTAAAGGAATATACAAATACGACGAGACGCCATCTTGCTCAGCTTTTAACCGAAACTGTGGCTCACCGTATCTGCAATGTATGAACAGGAACAGCGAATGGATTTGTGTGTCTATCGACCAAGCACATATGCCTCCTATGCAGCGGCGTCCAGTAATGGCGAACAATATGAGAATACAGatgcaacaacaacaacagcagcaGCAACAACAAATGTTACAACAAATGTTACAACAACAAATGCAAAATCAGCAAAtgcaaaaacaacaaatgaagACTATGCAACAAAACAATGCTTGGTTGAATAAATTTAACATCCCAAACATGAATGTCAACATGCAGCGAATTGGGCCAAACACGATGCAAAATTCCAGACCCGCTGTTGTTCCCCAATTAGGGCGTAATATGTTAATGTCTGTGCGAAGAGACAGGGCGAACCCTATGGGATTTGAAATCTTCAACGTCCCCTCTCCAACAATGCCTCAACCAAATCAGATGCAACAAATGAACGCAAATATGCCCAGAATACGAGGTACGGGCTCCGATGTAAATAGAATGATACAGGGAATGATTCAGAACAAAGTCCAGAATTCCATGCTGCCACCGACTCACTCGCCTACTATGTCTTCACAAGAGACCTGTCCTGTAATTCCTGTAAACAGACCTTATCAGAATAGCTTCAACATTAACGGCGTCAGCGACATGCGACTTTGGGTCTACCTTCCAGTAGATGTAGTTTACAGGCGACCTCCAGAGTACGAGAGATACAATGCATTCCCTGTTATGAATGGTCGTCCCATGAAACAGACAGACATTTATGAGCCCGATGCTTACAAATCTCTTAAAGCACCACTTGCTACAGGTCGTCCGGCCTCATATGCTTCGTGTAATACTGGGCAGTTTGGTGCTGGTGCTGTTTTTATTCAGTCTAATGGTATTAACTACGTAGGAACCTACAAAGAATATGCCATTGTTGACCATCGTCAAGCTATTTCTAGCTCAACTGCATTTGTGGCAATCAAAGACCCAGGGTATGGGGCAACAGACGTAATGCTTTCTGCCTATGATTCATGCGGAAGAATCTGTCGTCCATATTGTAAAATACCAAATTCCCAAAAGGGCGAATCACAACCATGCTCTGGATTGTTGCGCGTAACCTCAACGTATCCAAAACTCTACGCCAAGGACTATGGAGAGGCTGTTTTCAATACTTGGAACTTGCGTAAGAACTGTCCTCAAAAAGATGGCGGACAAGTCTATATGACCTTTTATTGCGACTACGAAGAAGATTGGCCAATGCCTGGTATAGTGCCAGTCGTTGTACCGACCCCTCCCCCAATGCCTATTCTTTTGATACCAAGTCCACAACCACAATCCACTGAGTCAA CATGTGAAATTGGTAATGGTTGCGTTTTACCGGGCGAGTGTAGGTTCTGCTTCGTGGGGACCGTGCAAAGGTGCGAGAAGAGCTGCGACCAGTACGCACGTTGTGTATATGGACAGTACATTCCTGAGAAGTGTCCCCCGGGAACCATGTATGACGCCGCCCAACATTTATGCATCCCGGGCACCTGTTCGGACGAAACGGAAATCAAGCATAAGTCGCTCGTGGTGGACACTGACCTTTAA